The Myxococcales bacterium genome window below encodes:
- a CDS encoding serine/threonine-protein kinase, with translation MRDEAVDTGQRVARFTLRALLGAGGMGEVWRARDPELERDVAVKLLRPELETTTARAEEARGRLRREAQAMARLAHPNVIPIYEVGEADARVFLVMELVDGGTLSRWLAERPRGPMAVLEVLGQAGRGLAAAHDAGLIHRDFKPDNVLVGTDGRVRVTDFGLVGIEASAEEARAAVADARTDPRTRTGAILGTPAYAAPEVLRGAAATARSDQFSFCVALYEALWGASPFPGDTIADLYQAVTTGAVRPPPSRPAVAPAIRDAVLRGLATDPDQRWPSMAALLVALTPEPRRGRTLAVAAGGVMAFGAAAIAIVARGGGDRGARPALAATVDAAVIARLALAPPIALTDGGGCADSPVIRGDQVVFALDPGAAPRQLYRVPLAGGPAVRLTERPLSSPVAGSRPDTVIAVTVDAPERLVEVDLQGQVTELPSPPALSSAVGFVWHDGALYYARPDRTQVRMIEGGAERAIADLPTGFLASGLALSPDGRWLLVDTGGQAGACAIDRRAATPTPRCVLLPGSGGNTMIVSNDGYLVTGKDGTWRRRFDDAAAPVLVTPTEIDGLAMTASADGDVVVASRCVRRARLIAVPPGGGAPRVLTDGRLMQPTARADGTIALARYHTTQDTVLSVRNPDGALRDLTPLDHIVRSPAWDPSGALLAYRRGGTDGGLFITDLAPSTPRRLTSVSTDDAPVFLADGRVAFARMTAPGTRALFVVDPATGTATPAAHADRWPYDRHPRDGRILVGDPRRYRLWLWDPATDRETEIAHSDDAAADFASFAPDGRSILATWATEVWRVVVADGHATLLYRRADDAAALDGATQLPDGTVVVAERYYQGELFRSTLPAPDREPAPPSR, from the coding sequence ATGCGCGACGAGGCGGTCGACACGGGCCAGCGGGTGGCGCGGTTCACGCTGCGCGCCCTGCTCGGCGCCGGCGGCATGGGTGAGGTCTGGCGCGCGCGCGATCCTGAGCTCGAGCGCGACGTCGCGGTCAAGCTGTTACGGCCCGAGCTCGAGACCACGACCGCGCGCGCCGAGGAGGCCCGCGGGCGGCTGCGGCGCGAGGCCCAGGCGATGGCGCGGCTGGCGCACCCCAACGTGATCCCGATCTACGAGGTCGGCGAGGCCGACGCGCGGGTGTTCCTGGTGATGGAGCTGGTCGACGGCGGCACGCTGTCGCGGTGGCTCGCGGAGCGCCCGCGCGGTCCGATGGCGGTGCTCGAGGTGCTCGGCCAGGCCGGGCGCGGGCTGGCCGCTGCGCACGACGCCGGGCTGATCCATCGCGACTTCAAGCCCGACAACGTCCTGGTCGGCACCGACGGGCGGGTGCGGGTCACCGACTTCGGCCTGGTCGGCATCGAGGCCAGCGCCGAGGAGGCCCGCGCCGCCGTCGCCGACGCCCGCACCGATCCGCGGACGCGCACCGGCGCGATCCTGGGCACGCCGGCCTACGCGGCGCCCGAGGTGCTGCGCGGCGCGGCGGCCACCGCGCGCAGCGATCAGTTCTCGTTCTGCGTGGCGCTGTACGAGGCGCTGTGGGGCGCGTCGCCGTTCCCGGGCGACACGATCGCCGACCTCTACCAGGCGGTCACGACCGGCGCGGTGCGACCACCGCCGAGCAGGCCCGCGGTGGCGCCGGCGATCCGCGACGCGGTCCTGCGCGGCCTCGCGACCGATCCCGACCAGCGCTGGCCGTCGATGGCCGCGCTGCTGGTGGCGCTGACGCCCGAGCCGCGGCGCGGCCGCACCCTCGCGGTCGCGGCCGGCGGGGTGATGGCGTTCGGCGCGGCCGCGATCGCGATCGTGGCGCGTGGCGGCGGCGACCGTGGCGCTCGGCCCGCGCTGGCGGCGACCGTCGACGCGGCGGTGATCGCGCGGCTCGCGCTGGCGCCGCCGATCGCGCTGACCGACGGCGGCGGCTGCGCCGACTCGCCGGTCATCCGCGGCGATCAGGTGGTGTTCGCGCTCGATCCCGGCGCGGCGCCGCGCCAGCTCTACCGCGTACCCCTGGCGGGCGGGCCGGCGGTGCGGCTGACCGAGCGGCCGCTGTCGAGTCCGGTCGCCGGCTCGCGCCCCGACACGGTGATCGCGGTGACCGTCGACGCGCCCGAGCGCCTGGTCGAGGTCGACCTGCAGGGCCAGGTCACCGAGCTGCCGTCGCCGCCGGCGCTGTCGTCGGCGGTCGGGTTCGTGTGGCACGACGGCGCGCTGTACTACGCGCGCCCCGACCGGACCCAGGTGCGGATGATCGAGGGCGGCGCCGAGCGCGCGATCGCCGATCTGCCGACCGGCTTCCTGGCCTCGGGGCTGGCGCTGTCGCCCGACGGGCGCTGGCTCCTGGTCGACACCGGCGGCCAGGCCGGCGCGTGCGCGATCGATCGGCGCGCCGCGACCCCGACGCCGCGGTGCGTGCTGCTGCCGGGCTCCGGCGGCAACACGATGATCGTGTCGAACGATGGCTACCTGGTCACGGGCAAGGACGGGACCTGGCGCCGGCGGTTCGACGACGCGGCCGCGCCGGTGCTGGTGACGCCGACCGAGATCGACGGGCTGGCGATGACCGCGAGCGCCGACGGCGACGTGGTCGTCGCGTCGCGGTGTGTGCGCCGCGCCCGCCTGATCGCGGTCCCGCCCGGTGGCGGCGCGCCGCGCGTGCTCACCGACGGCCGGCTCATGCAGCCGACCGCGCGCGCTGACGGCACGATCGCGCTGGCGCGCTACCACACGACGCAGGACACGGTGCTGTCGGTGCGCAACCCCGACGGGGCCCTGCGCGATCTCACGCCGCTCGACCACATCGTGCGCAGCCCGGCCTGGGATCCGTCCGGCGCGCTGCTGGCGTACCGGCGCGGCGGCACCGACGGCGGCCTGTTCATCACCGACCTGGCGCCGTCGACCCCGCGCCGCCTGACCTCGGTCAGCACCGACGACGCGCCGGTGTTCCTGGCCGACGGCCGGGTCGCGTTCGCGCGCATGACCGCGCCCGGCACGCGCGCGCTGTTCGTGGTCGACCCCGCGACCGGGACCGCGACCCCGGCCGCCCACGCCGATCGCTGGCCCTACGATCGCCACCCGCGCGACGGGCGGATCCTGGTCGGCGATCCCCGGCGCTACCGCCTGTGGCTGTGGGATCCCGCGACCGATCGCGAGACCGAGATCGCGCACAGCGACGACGCCGCCGCCGACTTCGCGTCGTTCGCGCCCGACGGGCGCTCGATCCTCGCCACCTGGGCGACCGAGGTCTGGCGCGTGGTCGTGGCCGACGGGCACGCCACGTTGCTCTACCGGCGCGCCGACGACGCCGCGGCGCTCGACGGCGCCACCCAGCTGCCCGACGGCACCGTGGTCGTGGCCGAGCGCTACTACCAGGGCGAGCTGTTCCGGTCCACGCTGCCGGCGCCCGACCGCGAACCCGCGCCGCCTTCGCGGTAG
- a CDS encoding sigma-54-dependent Fis family transcriptional regulator codes for MSSASTPPLTPATLWAALRRVIERLTAAADRDDLVDDVLDAVMTASGADRAVVFLGDDSGAAVAIHARGPGGALAPDEREELSRTIVRQVQAEARPVRWELPVRGAAPPSMMALGIVGALAVPLRRIALTAGARGDLGVLYLDVRDPARRLDAAVLELAEVVAALLAVVLDRATRLDRARDGLRQSLAAAAGPPAPSLEALLAPPSMAAIRAELELTAASELPILLLGESGTGKTMLARAVAVASGRTPVVRATLGNADDLNTITSELFGHERGSYSGALGRRAGLVELADGGALILDEVLNLPPHAQQLLLDFAQFGAYRPLGWAQAEPRHARVRLIGATNGDLPAAMASGRFRGDLYHRLAGVVLTLPPLRARAAEVPALAESTLRRIDPERPWALTLAARRVLGGPWPWPGNLRQLDAVIQRARLRALVEDPDATAVDARHVDLRELDPAATPAVTAAAAPTAAGELGAAYRTLVEARTQLDDRERAVIEQALAAHGGVVARAAQQLGIARTSLVSRMQTLRVKT; via the coding sequence ATGTCGAGCGCGTCGACGCCGCCCCTGACCCCCGCCACGCTGTGGGCCGCGCTGCGGCGCGTGATCGAGCGGCTGACCGCCGCCGCCGATCGCGACGATCTGGTCGACGACGTCCTCGACGCGGTCATGACCGCGAGCGGCGCCGATCGCGCGGTGGTGTTCCTCGGCGACGACTCGGGCGCGGCGGTGGCGATCCACGCGCGCGGGCCCGGCGGCGCGCTGGCCCCCGACGAGCGTGAGGAGCTGAGCCGGACGATCGTCCGCCAGGTCCAGGCCGAGGCTCGGCCGGTGCGCTGGGAGCTGCCGGTCCGGGGCGCGGCGCCGCCGTCGATGATGGCGCTCGGCATCGTCGGCGCGCTGGCGGTGCCGCTGCGCCGGATCGCGCTCACCGCCGGCGCCCGCGGCGACCTCGGCGTGCTCTACCTCGACGTGCGCGATCCGGCCCGCCGCCTCGACGCGGCGGTGCTCGAGCTGGCCGAGGTGGTGGCGGCGCTCTTGGCGGTGGTGCTCGATCGCGCGACCCGGCTCGATCGCGCCCGCGACGGCCTGCGCCAGAGCCTGGCCGCCGCCGCCGGTCCGCCGGCGCCCAGCCTGGAGGCGCTGCTGGCGCCCCCGTCGATGGCGGCGATCCGCGCCGAGCTCGAGCTGACCGCGGCCAGCGAGCTGCCGATCTTGCTGCTGGGCGAGTCGGGCACCGGCAAGACCATGCTGGCGCGCGCGGTCGCGGTCGCGAGCGGGCGCACGCCGGTGGTGCGCGCGACCCTCGGCAACGCCGACGACCTCAACACGATCACCTCGGAGCTGTTCGGCCACGAGCGCGGCTCGTACTCCGGCGCGCTCGGGCGCCGCGCCGGCCTGGTCGAGCTGGCCGACGGCGGGGCGCTGATCCTCGACGAGGTCCTCAACCTGCCGCCGCACGCGCAGCAGCTCTTGCTCGACTTCGCGCAGTTCGGCGCCTACCGCCCGCTGGGCTGGGCCCAGGCCGAGCCCAGGCACGCGCGGGTCCGGCTGATCGGCGCCACCAACGGCGATCTGCCGGCGGCGATGGCCAGCGGTCGGTTCCGCGGCGATCTCTACCACCGCCTGGCCGGCGTCGTGCTGACGCTGCCGCCGCTGCGGGCGCGCGCGGCCGAGGTGCCGGCGCTGGCCGAGTCGACGCTGCGCCGGATCGATCCCGAGCGGCCGTGGGCGCTGACCCTGGCGGCCCGCCGGGTCCTCGGCGGGCCGTGGCCGTGGCCGGGCAACCTGCGCCAGCTCGACGCGGTGATCCAGCGCGCCCGGCTGCGCGCGCTGGTCGAGGATCCCGACGCCACCGCGGTCGACGCCCGGCACGTCGACCTGCGCGAGCTCGACCCGGCCGCGACGCCCGCGGTCACCGCCGCGGCCGCGCCCACCGCCGCCGGCGAGCTCGGCGCCGCCTACCGCACCCTGGTCGAGGCCCGGACCCAGCTCGACGACCGCGAGCGCGCGGTGATCGAGCAGGCCTTGGCCGCGCACGGCGGCGTGGTCGCGCGCGCGGCGCAGCAGCTCGGGATCGCCCGCACCAGCCTGGTGTCGCGCATGCAGACGCTGCGCGTGAAGACCTGA
- a CDS encoding universal stress protein, translating to MWKTILVPHDFSASADNACNLARDLARVHGARLVLLHVAEMPSMLGPMANVVPDDGGAPISIRDYALRGATAFLDELSARLRAEGATVSAVATVGHAASEIAVTAAREGADLIVMGTHGRTGLAHVVLGSVTEKVVRHSKVPVLTIRTPE from the coding sequence ATGTGGAAGACGATCCTCGTACCCCACGACTTCTCGGCCAGCGCCGACAACGCCTGCAACCTGGCGCGGGACCTCGCGCGGGTCCACGGCGCGCGGCTGGTGCTGCTGCACGTGGCCGAGATGCCGTCGATGCTCGGGCCCATGGCGAACGTCGTCCCCGACGACGGCGGCGCGCCGATCTCGATCCGCGACTACGCGCTGCGCGGGGCCACCGCGTTCCTCGACGAGCTCAGCGCCCGCCTGCGCGCCGAGGGCGCCACGGTGTCGGCGGTCGCCACGGTCGGCCACGCCGCCAGCGAGATCGCCGTGACCGCCGCGCGCGAGGGGGCGGATCTGATCGTCATGGGCACCCACGGTCGCACCGGCCTGGCCCACGTCGTCCTCGGCAGCGTCACCGAGAAGGTCGTGCGGCACAGCAAGGTGCCGGTGCTGACCATCCGCACCCCCGAGTAG
- a CDS encoding ABC transporter ATP-binding protein — MATARGVRAHHPPVSGDGRGPATTPRLRDLVGVAAYVRRALGLVWATSRPVTIALAVGSVVAGVVPSAMAWIGKRLIDAVVHAGGSDAAEAHRTAMMWVAIELGLAILMATMTRVLSILRSLLRAQLGNRINAMILAKALDFDLIHFEDAEVYDMLTRARREASSRPLSMVMRTFAIVQQTITLVGLAALLAAFSPIALAVLLAAALPAFMVEAKFSGDAFRLFRWRTPETREQAYLESVLARDDHAKEVQLYDLGPRFLGRYQAIFEKVYGDDRRLAWRRGLWGLGLGVLGTVAFYGMYLWIARAAIAGAITIGAMTMYVVVFRQAQASLASVLGDVGGLYEDNLYLSTLYELLDLPTSRHPGGVTVGAVPGDGVRFTDVSFTYPGGASPALAGIDLHVPPGSKLAIVGENGSGKTTLIKLLAGLYTPTGGAVTVDGTSVRDWDQPALRRRIGVIFQDFVRYQLTVGENIGAGDDRAFEDRERWAAAAEQGLAAPVVAELPAGYDTRLGKWFKDGRELSLGQWQKVALARAFMRADADILVLDEPTASMDAAAEVAIFERFRERTKDQIAIVISHRFSTVRMADTIVVLDGGRILERGSHDELVAAGGRYATLFALQARGYR; from the coding sequence ATGGCCACCGCCCGCGGCGTCCGCGCGCACCACCCACCGGTCAGCGGCGACGGCCGCGGTCCGGCCACGACCCCGCGGCTGCGCGACCTGGTCGGCGTCGCCGCGTACGTGCGCCGGGCGCTGGGCCTGGTGTGGGCCACGTCGCGGCCGGTGACCATCGCGCTCGCCGTCGGCAGCGTGGTCGCCGGCGTGGTGCCGAGCGCGATGGCGTGGATCGGCAAGCGCCTGATCGACGCGGTCGTCCACGCCGGCGGCAGCGACGCCGCCGAGGCCCACCGCACCGCGATGATGTGGGTCGCGATCGAGCTGGGCCTGGCGATCCTGATGGCCACGATGACGCGGGTGCTGTCGATCTTGCGCTCGCTCTTGCGCGCGCAGCTCGGCAACCGCATCAACGCGATGATCCTGGCCAAGGCGCTCGACTTCGACCTGATCCACTTCGAGGACGCCGAGGTCTACGACATGCTGACCCGGGCCCGGCGCGAGGCGTCGTCGCGGCCGCTGTCGATGGTCATGCGCACGTTCGCGATCGTGCAGCAGACGATCACGCTGGTGGGCCTCGCGGCGCTGCTGGCCGCGTTCTCGCCGATCGCGCTCGCGGTGCTCCTGGCCGCCGCGCTGCCGGCGTTCATGGTCGAGGCCAAGTTCTCGGGCGACGCGTTCCGGCTGTTCCGCTGGCGCACGCCCGAGACCCGCGAGCAGGCCTACCTCGAGAGCGTGCTGGCGCGCGACGATCACGCCAAGGAGGTGCAGCTCTACGATCTGGGGCCGCGCTTCCTCGGGCGGTACCAGGCGATCTTCGAGAAGGTCTACGGCGACGACCGGCGCCTGGCGTGGCGGCGCGGGCTGTGGGGCCTCGGCCTGGGCGTGCTCGGGACGGTCGCGTTCTACGGCATGTACCTGTGGATCGCCCGGGCCGCGATCGCCGGCGCGATCACGATCGGCGCGATGACGATGTACGTCGTCGTGTTCCGCCAGGCCCAGGCGTCGCTGGCGTCGGTGCTCGGCGACGTCGGCGGGCTGTACGAGGACAACCTGTACCTGTCGACCCTGTACGAGCTGCTCGACCTGCCGACCTCGCGTCACCCCGGCGGCGTGACCGTCGGCGCGGTGCCCGGCGACGGGGTCCGCTTCACCGACGTCAGCTTCACCTACCCGGGCGGGGCCAGCCCGGCGCTGGCCGGCATCGATCTGCACGTGCCGCCCGGGTCCAAGCTGGCGATCGTCGGCGAGAACGGCTCGGGCAAGACCACGCTGATCAAGCTGCTGGCCGGCCTCTACACCCCGACCGGCGGCGCGGTCACCGTCGACGGCACGTCGGTCCGCGACTGGGATCAGCCGGCGCTGCGCCGGCGCATCGGCGTCATCTTCCAGGACTTCGTGCGCTACCAGCTCACCGTCGGCGAGAACATCGGCGCCGGCGACGACCGCGCGTTCGAGGATCGGGAGCGCTGGGCGGCGGCGGCCGAGCAGGGCCTGGCGGCGCCGGTCGTGGCCGAGCTGCCGGCGGGCTACGACACCCGCCTGGGCAAGTGGTTCAAGGACGGCCGCGAGCTGTCGCTGGGCCAGTGGCAGAAGGTCGCGCTCGCGCGCGCGTTCATGCGCGCCGACGCCGACATCCTCGTGCTCGACGAGCCGACCGCCTCGATGGACGCCGCGGCCGAGGTCGCGATCTTCGAGCGGTTCCGCGAGCGCACCAAGGACCAGATCGCGATCGTGATCTCGCACCGGTTCTCGACCGTGCGCATGGCCGATACGATCGTCGTGCTCGACGGCGGCCGGATCCTCGAGCGCGGCAGCCACGACGAGCTGGTCGCCGCCGGCGGCCGCTACGCGACCTTGTTCGCGCTGCAGGCCCGCGGCTACCGGTAG
- a CDS encoding 2-oxo acid dehydrogenase subunit E2, protein MLFWRSDGTRVRDLDPMRRMMPMLMPTRNEAVVYYEQLIDATALVAFLDEANRGDGPRLTPLHLVVAALGRTLIARPVLDRFVAGRRLWQRTQPSIAFAAKREFADGAALKTIKLPVLADEALPATAARIRAAVDAGRTRDDRPVDRELSTLGKLPDVLLSPLVRLARFLDRWNCLPAALTKDDPLFASVFVANLGSLGIDRAWHHLYEHGTVSLFCAIGGLRPAVVVGPDGAPAVRTTLRLRFTLDERICDGYYAAQSLEILRADLEDPRRFAAPPPPIATTEVNAARSSL, encoded by the coding sequence ATGCTGTTCTGGCGATCCGACGGCACCCGCGTCCGCGACCTCGACCCCATGCGGCGGATGATGCCGATGCTCATGCCGACGCGGAACGAGGCGGTGGTCTACTACGAGCAGCTCATCGACGCGACCGCGCTGGTGGCGTTCCTCGACGAGGCCAACCGCGGCGACGGCCCGCGGCTGACGCCGCTGCACCTGGTGGTCGCGGCGCTGGGGCGCACGCTGATCGCGCGGCCGGTGCTCGATCGGTTCGTCGCCGGGCGGCGGCTGTGGCAGCGCACGCAGCCGTCGATCGCGTTCGCGGCCAAGCGCGAGTTCGCCGACGGCGCCGCGCTCAAGACCATCAAGCTGCCGGTGCTCGCCGACGAGGCGCTGCCCGCGACCGCCGCGCGGATCCGGGCCGCGGTCGACGCCGGCCGCACCCGCGACGACCGGCCGGTCGATCGCGAGCTGTCGACCCTGGGCAAGCTGCCCGACGTCCTCCTGTCGCCGCTCGTCCGGCTGGCGCGGTTCCTCGATCGCTGGAACTGCTTGCCGGCGGCGCTGACCAAGGACGACCCGCTGTTCGCCAGCGTGTTCGTCGCCAACCTCGGCAGCCTCGGCATCGACCGCGCGTGGCACCACCTGTACGAGCACGGCACCGTCAGCCTGTTCTGCGCGATCGGCGGGCTGCGGCCGGCCGTCGTGGTCGGCCCCGACGGCGCGCCGGCGGTGCGCACGACCTTGCGGCTGCGGTTCACGCTCGACGAGCGCATCTGCGACGGCTACTACGCGGCCCAGTCGCTCGAGATCCTGCGCGCCGATCTCGAGGACCCGCGGCGGTTCGCGGCGCCGCCGCCGCCGATCGCCACGACCGAGGTCAACGCCGCGCGCAGCTCGCTGTGA